A stretch of Penaeus vannamei isolate JL-2024 chromosome 18, ASM4276789v1, whole genome shotgun sequence DNA encodes these proteins:
- the LOC113827905 gene encoding putative uncharacterized protein ENSP00000383309, whose translation MSLKLNRPHILTPAKYTTIPYDRIAHIPSQENCPHTLTREPPTYPHKRTAHIPSQENRPHTLPRQPPTYPHKRTAHIPSQENQNRPHTLTREPPTYPHKRTAHIALQDIRRHTLPRQAPTYPSKTAAHIPSQENRPHTLTREPPTYHHKRTAHIPSQENPPHTLPRQPPTYPHKRTAHIPFQDSRPHTLTREPPTYPHKRTRTAHIPSQENRPHTLTREPPTYPPKRTVHIPSQENRPQTLPRQPPTYPLKRTAHILSQENRPHILTREQPTYPSKTAAHIPSQENRPHTLPRQPPTYPHKRTAHIPSQENQNRPHTLTREPGTYPYKSTAHIPSQENRPHTLTREPPRYRHKRENRPHTITREPPTYPHKRTAHIPFQDSRPHTLPREPPTYPSKTAAHIPSQENRPHTLTREPPTYPHKRTAHIPSQENRPHTLPRQPPTYPPKRTAHIPSQENRPHTITREPPTYPPKRSAHIPSQENRPHTITREQPTYPHKRTAHIPFQDSRTHTLPTEPPTYPSKTAAHIPSHENPPHTLPREPEPPTYPPKRTAHIPSQENRPLRHEHRTDVRMHSVSSINGATFRRQGLCRRPRDSGFQGQVTVFPSQPNTHLLLLGVYRGVLITAINAPTMPISHAAFFCLDMGTMDIMGTCSSIPGTSPCHKAGSEMLVPLTRGVVEIRQVDSGQGPPSASEYVLKQRSVTNPTAVFPPPVFPLVSLPAVFPPCSTIPCCIPTAVSPPPLLYFHAPVSPLL comes from the exons ATGTCCTTAAAATTGAACCGGCCCCACATCCTCACGCCAGCAAAGTACACAACAATCCCTTACGACAGAatcgcccacataccctcacaagagaactgcccacataccctcacaagagaaccgcccacataccctcacaagagaaccgcccacataccctcacaagagaaccgcccacatacccttccAAGAcagccgcccacataccctcacaagagaaccgcccacataccctcacaagagaacc agaaccgcccacataccctcacaagagaaccgcccacataccctcacaagagaaccgcccacatagcGTTGCAAGACATCCGGCGACATACCCTCCCAAGACAAGCGCCCACATACCCTTCCAAGAcagccgcccacataccctcacaagagaaccgcccacataccctcacaagagaaccgcccacataccatcacaagagaaccgcccacataccctcacaagagaaccccCCACATACCCTTCCAAGAcagccgcccacataccctcacaagagaaccgcccacatacccttccAAGAcagccgcccacataccctcacaagagaaccgcccacataccctcacaagagaacc agaaccgcccacataccctcacaagagaaccgcccacataccctcacaagagaaccgcccacataccctccaaAGAGAACCgtccacataccctcacaagagaaccgcccacaaaCCCTTCCAAGAcagccgcccacataccctctcaagagaaccgcccacatactctcccaagagaaccgcccacatatcCTCACAAGAGAACAGCCCACATACCCTTCCAAGACAGCCGCCCACATAccatcacaagagaaccgcccacatacccttccAAGAcagccgcccacataccctcacaagagaaccgcccacataccctcacaagagaacc agaaccgcccacataccctcacaagagagcCGGGCACATACCCTTACAAGAgtaccgcccacataccctcacaagagaaccgcccacataccctcacaagagaaccgcccagaTACCGCCACAAGAGAG agaaccgcccacataccatcacaagagaaccgcccacataccctcacaagagaaccgcccacatacccttccAAGAcagccgcccacataccctcccaagagaaccgcccacatacccttccAAGAcagccgcccacataccctcacaagagaaccgcccacataccctcacaagagaaccgcccacataccctcacaagagaaccgcccacataccctcacaagagaaccgcccacatacccttccAAGAcagccgcccacataccctcccaagagaaccgcccacataccctcacaagagaaccgcccacatactatcacaagagaaccgcccacataccctcccaagagatccgcccacataccctcccaagagaaccgcccacataccatcACAAGAGAAcagcccacataccctcacaagagaaccgcccacatacccttccAAGACAGCCGCACACATACCCTCCCAacagaaccgcccacatacccttccAAGAcagccgcccacataccctcccacgAGAAccccccacataccctcccaagagaacc agaaccgcccacataccctcccaagagaaccgcccacataccctcccaagagaaccgcccacttCGCCACGAACACCGCACTGACGTCAGAATGCATTCCGTGTCATCGATAAACGGGGCCACCTTCCGGCGCCAAGGCCTCTGCAGACGCCCGCGAGACAGCGGCTTCCAAGGTCAag TCACAGTCTTCCCTTCCCAACCTAATACACATCTGCTGCTGCTGGGTGTCTACAGAGGTGTTCTTATTACCGCAATTAACGCCCCAACAATGCCAATCTCACATGCGGCTTTTTTCTGCCTCGATATGGGAACAATGGACATAATGGGGACCTGCAGCTCCATTCCCGGAACCTCTCCTTGCCACAAAGCTGGCTCCGAGATGCTAGTTCCGTTAAC GAGAGGCGTGGTTGAGATCCGCCAGGTTGACAGTGGCCAGGGACCGCCGAGCGCGTCCGAATATGTCCTCAAGCAGCGGAGCGTGACAAA